One Glutamicibacter mishrai genomic window carries:
- the tpx gene encoding thiol peroxidase, with the protein MANTAFKGTPVQTIGELPAVGSQAPSFTLTDTGLADVTSESLAGRRVVLNIFPSVDTGVCAASVRRFNELAAGLENTTVVCVSADLPFALGRFCGAEDIENVTAASVFRSDFGSDYGVTQIDGPLAGLLARSVIVLDEAGKVTYTQVVPEITTEPDYDAAIAALS; encoded by the coding sequence ATGGCTAATACTGCTTTTAAGGGAACTCCCGTACAGACCATTGGTGAACTGCCAGCCGTAGGCTCGCAGGCTCCATCATTCACCCTCACCGACACCGGCCTTGCAGATGTCACCAGCGAATCGCTGGCTGGCCGCCGCGTTGTCCTGAACATCTTCCCATCGGTTGATACCGGCGTGTGCGCTGCCAGCGTTCGCCGCTTCAACGAACTGGCTGCCGGCCTGGAGAACACCACCGTCGTGTGCGTATCCGCTGACCTTCCATTCGCACTGGGCCGCTTCTGCGGTGCCGAGGATATCGAGAACGTCACCGCCGCTTCGGTCTTCCGCTCGGACTTCGGTTCGGACTACGGCGTCACCCAGATCGACGGCCCGCTGGCCGGCCTGCTGGCGCGCTCGGTCATCGTCTTGGACGAAGCCGGAAAGGTGACCTACACCCAGGTAGTTCCTGAGATCACCACCGAGCCAGACTACGATGCAGCAATCGCAGCACTGAGCTAA
- a CDS encoding phosphotransferase family protein, producing the protein MSRPATEEELSIARRLRPDLSWEHASVNEGGQFHKVVIANPDSVIRMARTIDATEEMPRSIKLLELVSDQLDYQIPVATSQIQTVDSLGSVAMSFIPGSAHEPHYGDPKILGKLVSDLAQVELEPLREHLASPFAFRGSWTDERQQQCFDALPEELRGPASSLWAQLDELAQVPPSLVHGDLAGHNMHWVDEELIGILDWDLAAAWDPALNTAYLSLWHGLEMVDLIAPSPDEAHRAKIWLGLMSLERLSDTLSRTDDPRIDKLLRKIGPRIENAAQAVGS; encoded by the coding sequence GTGTCCCGTCCTGCCACGGAAGAAGAACTGTCGATCGCCCGCCGATTGCGCCCCGATCTTTCCTGGGAGCACGCGTCGGTCAACGAGGGCGGACAGTTCCACAAGGTGGTGATCGCCAATCCGGACTCGGTGATCCGCATGGCTCGCACCATCGACGCCACCGAAGAAATGCCGCGCTCGATCAAGCTGCTTGAGCTCGTGTCCGATCAGTTGGACTACCAGATCCCGGTGGCGACCTCGCAGATCCAGACGGTGGACTCCCTGGGCTCGGTAGCCATGTCCTTCATCCCGGGCAGCGCCCATGAACCGCACTACGGGGACCCCAAAATCTTGGGCAAGCTGGTCAGCGACCTGGCCCAGGTCGAGCTTGAACCGCTGCGCGAGCACCTGGCCTCCCCTTTTGCCTTCCGCGGCTCGTGGACCGATGAGCGCCAACAGCAGTGTTTTGATGCTTTGCCTGAAGAATTGCGCGGCCCGGCCAGCAGCCTGTGGGCGCAACTCGATGAGTTGGCGCAGGTGCCGCCGAGCCTGGTCCATGGAGATCTGGCCGGGCACAATATGCACTGGGTGGATGAAGAGCTGATCGGCATCCTGGACTGGGATCTGGCCGCCGCCTGGGATCCGGCGCTGAACACCGCGTACTTGAGCCTGTGGCACGGGCTGGAGATGGTGGATTTGATTGCGCCGAGCCCTGATGAAGCGCATCGGGCGAAGATCTGGCTCGGGCTGATGAGCCTGGAGCGACTCTCGGATACCCTCTCGCGCACCGATGACCCAAGGATCGATAAGCTCTTGCGCAAGATCGGGCCGCGGATTGAGAATGCCGCGCAGGCTGTGGGGAGCTGA
- a CDS encoding phosphotransferase, with translation MSYPVAISASTAATRLANRRGANDIFLAGEGVEFLFFIAATEKRRESYRVPRARVFDTANNPKIPARDLQHKELKLSAWAVDHGVPSARPEQLVVQDGYPVLITEIIDDDGTPLDQHAVGAVLAQMHQQEPPIDEASQHANIYRYLGQRISHRYSRLSAQHQMPSLPQETALIALLEKSLRRVSLLHMDIRRQNIRVIDGAPKALIDWSNALTAAPEVELARIQEYSAITENGLDYTDIVEGYRRESGVVDESTAAWRILRLDAALMLAGVFTSVSPREELAQLFLGRTCELLREL, from the coding sequence ATGTCTTACCCAGTAGCGATCAGTGCCTCGACGGCGGCCACGCGCCTGGCCAATCGACGAGGAGCGAACGACATATTCCTTGCTGGCGAGGGTGTTGAATTTCTGTTTTTCATCGCGGCCACGGAAAAACGGCGCGAAAGTTACCGTGTCCCGCGTGCACGAGTTTTTGATACCGCAAATAATCCGAAGATTCCGGCGCGAGACCTTCAGCATAAGGAGCTGAAGCTCAGCGCGTGGGCGGTAGATCACGGCGTGCCTTCTGCCCGTCCGGAGCAATTGGTTGTCCAAGATGGCTATCCGGTGTTGATCACAGAAATCATCGACGACGATGGAACGCCCTTAGATCAGCATGCCGTGGGCGCCGTGCTGGCACAGATGCATCAGCAGGAACCACCTATTGATGAAGCCAGCCAACACGCGAACATTTATCGTTACCTCGGCCAACGCATTTCTCATCGTTACTCGCGGCTCAGCGCACAACATCAGATGCCCTCGTTGCCCCAGGAAACAGCGCTGATCGCACTACTTGAAAAGTCATTACGTCGAGTCAGCTTGTTGCACATGGATATCCGCCGGCAGAACATCCGAGTGATAGACGGCGCACCCAAAGCATTAATTGATTGGAGCAACGCGCTGACTGCGGCACCGGAAGTGGAACTCGCCCGCATTCAGGAATACTCGGCCATCACGGAAAATGGACTGGACTACACGGACATCGTCGAAGGCTATCGGCGGGAATCCGGAGTGGTTGACGAATCCACCGCGGCATGGAGGATTCTGCGGCTGGACGCGGCCCTGATGTTGGCGGGAGTTTTCACGTCGGTGAGTCCAAGAGAAGAGTTGGCCCAACTGTTTTTAGGCAGGACCTGCGAACTGCTGCGCGAGCTGTAG
- a CDS encoding type II CAAX endopeptidase family protein → MIENVNAKILKFEIALVLALSLGQSAIYSIMSFADKATRGPLREQTTSLNNQLSTREFFDLSYQLLDILFALVPVALALYLMKRSLGLGTREIGFDLRKPGRDALAGTGLFLAMGLGTLGVYAAGRALGITTALSAANLGDYWWSVPVLLLSAVRHAVLEEVLMLGFLFSYAKKLQLGLWTTIISSAVIRGSYHLYQGVGPMIGNMLMGVVFGWVYHKYGRVMPLVIAHFLLDAIGFVGYALIGPAIGIGG, encoded by the coding sequence ATGATCGAGAACGTGAATGCCAAGATCCTGAAGTTCGAGATCGCCCTGGTCCTTGCCTTGTCGCTGGGGCAGAGCGCGATCTATTCGATCATGAGTTTTGCCGATAAGGCCACGCGGGGTCCGCTGCGCGAACAGACTACCTCGCTGAACAACCAGCTGAGCACCCGCGAATTCTTCGACCTGTCCTACCAGCTGCTAGATATCCTTTTCGCGCTGGTGCCGGTGGCGCTGGCCCTGTATCTGATGAAGCGCAGCCTGGGCCTCGGCACACGCGAGATCGGTTTTGACCTGCGCAAACCTGGCCGCGACGCCCTGGCCGGCACAGGGCTTTTCCTGGCCATGGGGCTTGGCACCCTGGGGGTCTACGCAGCCGGCCGGGCGCTGGGCATCACCACGGCGCTGTCCGCGGCCAATCTGGGGGACTATTGGTGGAGCGTGCCGGTGCTGCTGCTCTCGGCGGTGCGCCATGCGGTGCTCGAGGAAGTGCTGATGCTCGGCTTCCTGTTCAGCTACGCCAAAAAACTGCAGCTGGGATTGTGGACCACGATCATCAGTTCGGCGGTGATCCGCGGCAGCTACCACCTCTACCAGGGAGTGGGGCCGATGATCGGCAATATGCTCATGGGCGTGGTCTTCGGCTGGGTCTACCACAAGTACGGTCGGGTAATGCCGCTGGTGATCGCGCACTTCCTGCTTGATGCCATCGGATTTGTCGGATATGCGCTGATCGGCCCGGCGATCGGGATCGGCGGCTAA